The sequence below is a genomic window from Fibrobacter succinogenes.
ATGCTCGACAATATGGATTTGATCAGCTACCTGAAGGAACGCCAGCCTGGTATTGAAATTTTTGTGCTGTGCGATGACCGCAATTGGCAAGGCGCCGCAAGCGCCATTACTCGCGGTGCTACTAGCTTTTTGAAGAAGCCCATCACATTGTCGCTTCTTGAAAACACAGCTAATAAAATCCAGGCTCAACAGCAAAATAAGTCCAACACGCAGCTCATGGAATCCCAAGTGTTGGACAGCCTTCTCGGCGACACGCCCGAGATGCGCAAAATTTTAAAGACTGTTTACAAGGTCGCACCGACCAACAGTACGTTGCTCATAACCGGCGAATCCGGTTCGGGCAAGGAGTTTTTAGCAAACGTTGTTCACCGCTACAGCAAGCGCGCTAACGAACCGTTTGTACCGGTCAACTGCGGAGCTATCCCCGAGAACCTCGTCGAAAGTGAACTCTTCGGTAGCAAGAAAGGTTCATACACAGGTTCTACCGCCGACAAGAAAGGCTTGTTCGAATCTGCAAACGGCGGTACACTTTTCCTCGATGAAGTCGGCGAACTGTCGCCAGCCACACAAGTTAAACTTTTGCGTTTCTTACAAAGTCACGAAATCAGGCGCGTGGGCGAAACAGAGGCTCGCTATTTGGACATTCGCATTATCGCTGCAACAAACCGCGATTTGCAACAGGCCATGCACGAAGGGCGTTTCCGCGAAGACCTTTACTACCGCCTGAACACATTCCATTTGCAGCTCCCGCCGCTGAGAGAAAGAAAGCCAGTCATTCCGAACTTGATACGTTATTTTATTCTAAAGAATAAGGAAGCGCAAGGGAAGGAAATCCATGACCTTGAACCGGCAGCGCTTTATGCTTTGACAAAATACCCCTACCCCGGCAACATTCGCGAGCTCGAAAACATCATGGAACACGCGATTGTGCTTTCGGAAGGTGGAATCATCAAGCTCGAAGATTTGCCTGAATATGTGCAGGTTGAAGCCCGCGAAAAGACGGTCGCCATCCCACACATCAAGGATGCTGGCAGCTACAAAGAAAGCGCTAGTGAACCTATTAGCGACATCGTTGAAGAAGTCGAGGATGACGAGAAATCTGCCGAAAATCCAATCGGAACCCCGATTCATTTTGAACCGATTTCGGGCAAGACGGATAACGCAGGGCTTTTGACGCATAACCCAACCAAGTACTTAACGCATAATCCAGAGCCAGACGATGAAGAAATTCTTTCGCTCGACGAAATGGAACGCAGACACATTCTGCATGCGCTGAGCATTTGCAAAGGGAACAAGACCGAAGTGTGCAAGAAGCTCGGGATTAGCCGTGCCACGCTTTGGAGAAAGCTCAAAGAACTGAAAATTGAAATGGATGGCGGAGAGGAGTGAGCGGCTACGCCGCAGTTGTCTAAATTCTAAGTTCTAAGCTCACACCTCAACGAGTGTTGCGACTAAGCAGGAATCTTTCGTTGAGCCGCTACCGACAAAGTCTACGTCTTGGGATTTTTTCCAAGACGTTTTTGCTTTGGGATGAACGGAGGAAACGGCCGCGAGAACGTCACGTGCAAATGCGTTCAAATTAAATTCACTGTAGTTGGAACTCACCATGAAGAATCCATTCGGATTCAGAAGTTCAGCACATTCTGCAACAAGCGGCATCAAGTGTTCGCGCACGTTAAAATTAAAACCCTTGAATCGCGCAAAGCTAGGCGGGTCAAGCACGATGCCGTCAAAACGGAGCCCCTTCTTTTTTGCCCAGTGCACATACTCAATCGCATTACCGCGAAAGAATTCTCCTGGACGCAAATCGAGCCCATTTAACGCATAATTTTCACGGCCCTTATCGAGAATCTTACCGCTGATATCGGCATTCGTAGCTACCGCAGCACCGCCCAAACGCGCATGCACCGAGAAACTGCAAGTATAACTAAAAAGGTTGAGGAATCGCGGACCATCGAATGCAGCGGGATTCGAGGATTGCGCAGTTTCGGGATGCGAAGAGCATGCGCCGGACATCGCGCGGAAGCGTTCTTCAACTTCCAATCGCACATGACGCATATCCAAGAAAAGACCCGGATTAATCGTATCCATCAAATCCACATGGAACTGAGCCTTCCCCTCGCGCACAACGCCAACAGCATCTTCACGCGAACCCACCACCACATCCATGGGAGCATTTTCAAGCGAACGCCCCGCACTAGAAAGGCGTTCCTTTGTCACAACGCAAACAGGATTGAAGAGTTCGCCAACAGCATTGACAATTTCAGTCTTGCTTGTCAAAAGTTCCGGCCCAAAGAACTGCATCTGGTAACGGTCGCCAAACTTATCAATCGTGAGTCCCGGGAAACCATCAGCAGAGCCATTCACAATGCGCAAAGCATCCGTGACAGAAAACAGAGAAGAGCGCTTTTCAAGCGCAATCGCTAACTTGTTTTTTAAATCAAAAGCCATTCGAGAAAATGAATCCTAGATTCTTCGACTTCGCTTGTTGTAGAAACGGCCCTGAGCTTGTCGAAGGGCCCAGGATGACACAGCAAAAATAGAAAATTCAGTGGATCCCGTCGGTTGTTTCACGCTCTCCAGGATGACAACACTTTCGTCTATTTATCCAAAGTCTTGATTTGGTCAACGAACTCGCCCACTTCCTTAAATTCACGGTAGATGGAAGCAAAGCGGACGTATGCTACTGCGTCGAGTTTCTTGAGTTCCTGCATCACGAGGTTGCCGATTTGATCATAACTGACTTCGGAATTTTCGGATGTCTGCAAAGCATTTTCGACACGCGTCACAAGCTGTTCAATATCGTCGATGGACACCGGTCTTTTTTTGCAAGAGTTCATTATACCGCGCAAAAGCTTTTCACGCTGGAACGGTTCGCGTTCACCACTGCGTTTAATAACGGTCAACTGCTGGACTTCAACGTATTCACGAGTCGTAAAACGTCGACCGCAAGCACAACATTCACGACGGCGGCGAATCGACGAACCACTCACGCGGCTATCGACAACCTTATCGTTATCATTCTTGCAAAAAGGGCAAATCATGCGTTGAATATAGGTTATTTTGAAGAAAAAGGTGATTAAAATCTTTATAAAATTACATTGTTTAGTAGAAAGTAGGCGGTAGGACAAATGCGTAGGTCGAGCGTCGCGGCCAAGAGTGTGCAAATTTATGCAAGCATAAGCCATTTATGGACTTATATTTGATAAATGCAGCCACGGACGCGAAGCGTCAACCTCTTGAGCGTAGCGAGAGTACAAGTTAGAAGTGATGCAAAAAAAACGGCACCGTCAGGCACCGTTTTCAAATTTTCGATTGCGCTCGCTAATTAAGCGTTAGCCTTCTTAAAGTCTTCGACGTTCTTTGCAAATTCAGCGAGGTATTCCTTGGCTGCTGCAGCAACAGCTTCCGGAACGTAGCCGAATTCCTTTTCGAGAACGCCAGCCGGAGCAGAAGCTCCGAAGCGTTCGAGACCGGAGACCTTGCCGAAGCCACCCACGACCTGGGCGAACAGGAGCGGAAGACCGCTGGACTTTGCAAACACCGGAGTCCACGGAGCAATGATGCTGTCGCGGTAGGCCTTGTCCTGCTTGAGGAAAAGAGCCGGGCTAATCATGGAGACCACGCGAACGGCCTTGCCTTCGGCGCGGAGGAGTTCGGCAGCCTGATGTTCGAGGAGAACGTCACTTCCGTTTGCAACCAAAGTAAGTTCCGGCTTCTTGCCTGCGGCAGTGTTGTCGCTGACGATGTAAGCGCCCTTGCGGCAAGCCTTGGCGGCTTCGTAGCGGTTGTCACCCGGGAGCGTATTCACGACCTGGCGAGTAAGGATGAGAGCCGTCGGGCTGTCGTTGTTTTCAAAAGCCATTTCCCATGCTGCGAGCGTTTCGTAAGCATCGGCCGGACGGAGAACGAGCATTTCAGCCTTGCCGCTAGCCTTCGTGAGGCTTTCGAGCAAGCGGATCTGCGTTTCGTGTTCGATCGGCTGGTGCGTCGGGCCGTCTTCGCCCACGCGGAAGCTGTCGTGCGTAAACACGTACTTGACCGGGAGGCCCATGAGAGCAGCCATGCGGATTGCCGGCTTCATAAAGTCACTGAACACGAAGAACGTTGCGCAAATCGGATAGAGACCGCCGTGGAGAGCGATACCGTTAGCAATGGCACCCATCGTGAGTTCTGCAACGCCGACCTGGACAAATGCGCCCTTGAAGTCGTTAGCGCGGAAGATGCCCGTCTTGTCGAGGAATGCCTGCGTGTTGTCGGAGTTCGAAAGGTCTGCAGAGCTGCAGATGATGTTGTGATAATTTTCGGCGAGGTAGCCAAGAACCGTACCGCTAGTGACGCGAGTGGCAACGCCTTCCTTGATGTTGAGCTTGGAGAGGTCGATCTTGAGACCCTTGCCCGAGAGCCATTCATTGAGGGTTGCGGACTTTTCGGCGTTAGCCTTGTCCCAAGCAGCCTTGGCCTTCTTCCATTCGGCAACTTCCTTGCGGAGTTCGTTAGCGCGGGCTTCAAAGCCAGCCTTCACGTCATCAAAGACCTGGAACGGATCGTCCGGATTGCCACCGAGATTCTTGACCGTTGCAGAAGTAGAAGCACCGGCAGCATTAAGCGGCTGACCGTGCGTAGAAACAGCGCCTTCGTAGCTCTTGCCGTCTTCGGCGATAGCGCCCTTAGCCATCGTAGTGTGACCGTAGACGAGCACCGGCTTTTCAGTTTCTGTCCAAGCGGCCTTGAAAGCCTTGCGGAGTTCTGCAATGTTGGAACCGTCGCATTCAATCACGCGGAAGCCCCAGGATTCGTACTGACCAACGAAGTCGTGGTCCATCACGTCTTCAGTCTTGCAGCTGAGCTGGACCTGGTTTGCGTCGTAGAAGAAAATGAGATTCGAAAGCTTGAGGTGACCAGCAATGCGGCCCACGCCGTATGCGATTTCTTCTTCGAGGCCACCGTCAGAAACGAGGCAGACCGTCTTGTGTTCGACGATGGAACCGAAGCGTTCGACCATGAAGCGTTCAGCGATAGCACCACCGAGAGCAATGCCGTGACCGATGCCGAGCGGGCCCGAAGAGTTTTCAATACCAAGGGAGACATCGACTTCAGGGTGGCCCGGAGTGCGGCTGCCAAGCTGGCGGAAATTCTTCACGTCTTCGAGGGTAAGGCGGTTCGTGAGGACGAGTTCGGAATAGAGGAGCGGGCTCATGTGGCCCGGGTCCATGAAGAAGCGGTCGCGAGCCATCCAGTTAGCGTTGTCCGGATCGTAGCGCAAGAATTCTGCAAACAAAAGCGTAATAGCATCGGCGGCGCCCATGGCTCCACCCGGATGTCCGGACTTGGCCTTCTGCACCATCGCGGCAGAAAGGATACGGACGTTGTCAGCTGCTTTTGTAACTAATGAATCTTGCACGGTCTAACCCCTTTAGAGTTTTGTTTTTACGCGGCAAATTTAGTTTTTTCTTGCAAAACTCTCAAGGTATATTGTCAAATGAAAAGCCCAAAGCAATAAAAAGTTATATTTTCATCACAAATTACTATTCAGTAAAATCGCCCCCAAACGGAGCGGTTTTGTGTATTTTCGAGAAGGATTCAAATGAACTACAAAGACGCTATCTTGAAACTGTTCAAGAACTTAGCACACCCCGCCGGTATTATCGGAACAATTGTCGCACTCATCATCCCCATCCTTATTTATCTTTTAGGTTCCCCCAAGGGAAGCCATAAAGATATTATTCGGCAACTCGATTTAAATCTTCCATTCGGTCTTTTTTGGCTACAACTCATCCTGGGCATCGTTCTTTTCTGCGTTTTAAACAAGGATTTTAGAGAATGGATCAAGGGAATCCTCCCCGAAAAATCCATCAGCATCATGGCGCTAGTGTTTGCCGTAGCCGTATCCATTTTCGCAGGCACACAGATTGAAGCACGCCACCGTGTGCAAAGTGACGAAAGCGTATTCATGTCCGTAGCACAGAACATGTACTACAATCACATATCAGGAACGTGCAACCAAGGCGATTTTGATCAAAACCAACTCAATTGCCACGCCAACTCCAACAGCTTCAAAACCAAGGGACTTTCGTTCCTTTACTATCTCGGCATGCCGCTGTTCGGGAACAATCTTCGCTGGATTTTTACAGCAGAATTCGTGATGCTACCGCTTTCGTTCTTGCTCATGTTCCTTGCGATTGTCGCATGGACCAGGCAACCGCTCCTCGCCTTCTTGGCATCGCTCCTCATGGCACTCCAACCGACAGTGCTGTTCCAGTTCCGCGCCATGTCCGTCGAGCCACTCTACATATTCCTCTCTGCACTTTCGCTCCTCGTTTTCAAGTGGGCTTATGATAGAAACACCATAAGGCATTGGACGCTCCTTGCCCTCATCCTCGCCTTCTTTGCGCAAACCCGCCAAGAAACAATCTTCTGCATTTTCGCATTCATCCTCTTTGCACTCCCGAAACTTCTCGACAAGAAAGACGCCAAGGCCCCCACATTCTTCGTCGTATTCTCGATTTTCTCCGTCCCTGTGCTCCTCACCATCAGCTATTTCCAAGGCTTTGGTTTCCAGGGCGGTGAATTCGAAGCCCATGGTCACTTCTTCGAAGACCTCGCCAAGAACTGGGACGTGATGACCATGAAGATTGGAGACAACGGAGAACTCCGCAATCCGTTCCTCAGCTACTTCAACTACCTCTTTGTAATCGGAGCCATCTACCTCGTCTTCCGCGCCATCAACGATGCCCGAAAGAGCGACTTCACCTACCTCAAGATTCTCAGTTTCTTACTCCTGTACCACGTTCAGACGTACGTCATTCTCGAGAACGTTTCCGGCGATTTCAGCATTGAAATCAACCAACGCTATAGCCTTGTGATGCTCCCGACGATGGCATTTGTGGCCGCACTCCCCATCACGCACATGATCCAGTATTTTGCAACTCCGATGAACAGCAAGGAACAAAATGCCAAAGGCGCCTTCGCTGGCATACTCATCGCAGCCATCATCTTTACCGGTTGGACATTCCATTACAAGCAAGACTTCAACAAAAACATCATGTACAACCGCAACCACTTGACCATCGAAGAATACGAGATTCTCGGGTGGCTCAAGGAACAGCCCAAGGCTGACCGATTCTTTATTTACGGACGTCCGTGGCATTTTATAGGTTACGGAATTTCTTCTATCCATTATGACGAAGCTCGAAAAATGAGCAACGCCAAAATGAAGAAACTCATCGATAAATATAAAGGCGAAGTCTATTACATCCGCGGACTGGACTGCTGGGACAGCCACACTTACCACAAGAAAGCAGTGGAACACCGTATCGCCACGACCTGCGACGTTTTCGAGCGCGAAATGGATATGACCGGAGTTAAGAACATCTTGATTACGAACAACTACTGGGTTCAAATCGCAAAGTTCAACGGTCGCAAGAATTACTCCCCAGAAAATATTATTTCGACCAGCGAAATTGAAATCATCCCGGATGATTCCACTAAGAGCAAAGCCGCTGCATTAAGAATAAACTACAAACTCAATGAAAAAGGAACTGCCGTAGCTAACTGGACCTTAACAATAACCTTGAATGACCAACCTCTTACCATAAAAAAATACCAATTTGGCGAATACAGCAAGGATATTAATATCGAAGGATTACAGCCTGGCTTTAACCAGATCCGCTTTATCGTACAAGATTTAGCGACAAAAAGCAAGCTTGCCGACATTTCAAAATTTCACTTTGAAAAAGCAAACGGAGTCGTCGCTCTTACGGAAATTCCTATAGTCTCACACCAACAAGAATGGGGCCAAATGCACAAAAACGAAAGCATTGAAGGCAACAAGTTAACCGTAAACGGACAACTTTACGCGAACGGAATTGGTACGCACGCCTCATCTACAACTGTTTTTGACATCGACAAAAAATATTCGAGATTCAGGCTTTCCGCAGGCCTTGATGACGAATCCCTTTGCAGCGAAGGCGTTGCTGTCGAAGTTCTCGGTGACGGAAAATCTCTCGTAAAAACCCCGTTCTTCAAGAATGGCGTATTGCACAAAGTCGAAGCCGACGTTGCCGGAGTCCAAAAGCTGACCATAAAATCCATGCCGCAAAAAAGCATCAACTGTAGCCATGTGGATATCATCAATCCGGTATTGATTCCGTAGCAGTTTCGCCGCAGTTGGCAGAACTTAGTCCGCTCCGCTCTTAGAGCTTAGAAAAACAGACAAAATCCTAAGTTCTAAGCTCCGAGTTACTAGTTACTAGAAGTAATTTATATAAAAATTCCCTAGTAACTAATAACTATTAACTAGTAACTATTTTTCAAATTGCTATAATTGCACTATGCTTTTATCCGTAATTATTCCTGTTTTTAATGAAGAAGAAATCGTTGCCGAAACCTACCGTGTCTTGGAGGAAGAGCTCAAGGATATCGAACACGAACTCATTTTTGTCAACGACGGTTCCAAGGACCGCACCCGCGAAATCGTGGAAGGTCTTCTCCCCGGAAATCCGAACAACAAGATTATCAATTTCAGCCGCAACTTCGGTCACCAGGCCGCATTCAGCGCGGGTCTCGACCATTGCATTGGCGATGCGGTAGTGATTATCGACGGCGACTTGCAAGACCCGCCTAGCCTTATTCACGAGATGCTCGAAAAGTGGCGTGAAGGCTATCAAGTTGTTTACGCACAGCGCAACAAGCGCAAAGGCGAAACCCTTTTCAAGCGCTTTACTGCATTCTGCTTCTACCGTATAATTGGCAAGCTCACAAGCATTGACATTCCGCCTGACACAGGTGACTTTAGACTCATGGACCGCTGCGTGGTCGACCAGCTCAAGAACCTCCCCGAACGCAGCCGCTTCTTGCGCGGCCTCGTGTGCTGGGTCGGCTTCAAGAAAATCGGCGTCAAGTACGACCGCGCCGAACGCACGGCAGGCACTTCGAAGTATCCGCTCAAAAAAATGCTCCGCCTTGCCTTCGACGGCATTACAGGGTTCAGCTCTGCGCCGCTCAAGATCAGTTTCTACATGGGATGGATCGCAACGATTGTCGGATTCGCCTTGCTCGTCTGGTCGATTCTCGAAAAGTTCCTCTCCCCAGCAACAACGGTTCCCGGTTGGGCATCGCTCATGACGGCAATTATATTCTTTGCCGGCGTGCAGCTTTTGACCATCGGCATTCTCGGCGAGTACATCGGCCGCATCTACGACGAAGTCAAGCAGCGCCCGCTGTACATCGAAGACAAAAAATAATTCGGAATTCGGACAACTGCTCGGCTCGGAAATGCCAATGCTTGCATTGGCATTTCCGAGCCGAGCAGTTGGTGCTTGAGCGAAGCGAAAGTACAATTAGGAATTGACGCATTTAGGATTGTCATTCCCGATTTATTCGGGAATCTCCTTGCTTAGAAATTTTTAAGTTAAAGGAGAAGCCTGCCTTCGCAGGCATGACGCGATAAAAGTGAATATGGAGTAATTACAGAATTTAACTATGAAAAACAAACTATTCGTAATGAGTGCCGCGAGTGGCGCAGGAAAGACCACCCTCAAGGATCTGGTCATCAAGGATTTTCCGGACATCAAGTATTCCATCTCCGCAACAACCCGCAAACCGCGCGAAGGCGAAGTTGATGGAGTCCACTATTTTTTCAAGACAAAAGAAGAATTCGAAAAGCTCATTAAAGAAAACGGCTTGATTGAATGGAACGAAGTCCACGGCAACTACTACGGAACGCCCAAGAGTTTCGTTGAAAAGACTCTCGCCGAAGGAAATCGCGTGCTGTTCGACCTCGACGTTTTCGGGAAAATCAACTTCGATAAGGTCTACCCCGATGCCACGGGAATCTTCATTTTGCCGCCTAGCGAAGAAGAACTCGAACGCCGCCTCCGCGGACGCGGCACCGATAGCGAAGAAGTCATCCAGCTCCGCCTTGCAAACGCCAAAAAGGAAATTGAATTTGCAAAGACCAAGGGCAAGTACGAATACACGATTATCAATGACGATCTGCAAAAAGCCGCAGACGAACTCCGCGCCATTTTAAGACAGAAGTAAATTGATTATTGGTCATTAGTCATTGGTTGTAATTTGACTTTGAATTCGCACCCGATGAAAATTCCCGCCCCATCGTTTACTGAGAGGCGGGAATTTTTGTGTGAGGTGTTATGTGTGAATTCTTACGACAATGGAATTTTCAAAGAAGCTCGGGTCTGCCCCCAAGCGCCACAGCTTAGAGCCATATGCAAACAAGTTCGGACGCGCCTTGCGTAAAATTGCGGCACCCGTTGCACGCAGATACCCCGCTTTGCTCTTGGACTGCATTCCCTTGAGCTTAGCCCCCAAGTCATCAATGCTTACGCTAATTGCATTGTGATCATGCGGGTTGTACGGTTCCGCCTGCACCTTGGTAGAGAGCGATTCAAAAACCTCCAGACTTTTGGCACCAAGCGCAGTATCATCAAAAAAGCGGAAAGCCGTCGCCGCCTTTACAACGGATTCAAACTTCTCGATGCCATCAATCCACGGATAGTTCGTTGCCCCCACAAGCCCGACCGTAAAGTCAAACGATTCCGCTTCGCGGAAATAGCGGATAAACATTTCCTCCGGAGATTCCTTTTCGGGATTTGGCTTGAGAACATCTTTAGCAGCCGTCAAGAGAATCGCGGACACATCCGTTTCTCCAGTTGCAATCGGAGCATTCGCCTTGTAAACTTGTTCAAACCCACTGTCGCCGCGGAACCCGCCATAGACATACGCAAACAGAGCTTCCGCTGCTACAGGCTTTATGAGGTGTAGCACAAGCGGCAAGAAGTTCGCAAACACCGTCGAACGACGGCGCATAAGTTCTGCGACAAGCAAGCCATCTCGTTCCTGAACCGCAAGCAACAACGCCCCCACATGCAACAAGAACGAATACTGCCCAACATCTAAATTCTTGATGTCGCTCGGCAAATAGACTCTGATTGTCGCTTGCAATTCCTTTGGCAAGTACATGTACCAAGAAGGCGTAAAGTAGGCACTGCCGTCTACGCACTGCATCTGCGAAAGTTCCTCATCTTTTGCTGATGCGCCATCAACAAAATCAAGAATTCCGGTCGCGCTTCGCGAGAACCCGTAAACCGTTATGTCCCGGGACGTTTCAATCTTCACGTAAAACATTTCATTTGCCATTGCAGGCCTCCTTTCTGAAGGTTACAATGTAAACTTAGATTTTAATAGTGTCATATAATGACATTTTAGAATTTTGCAAAAAAAAAATTCTTTTTTTTACAACGAAAAAGAGGCGCAATTTACATAATTGCACCTCAAAAAAAATGCTAACAATATTCTAATAACGTTGACAACGTTTCTCAAGAAAGTCATTCGCAGCTCGTTCAACATCTTTAACAAGCGTTTCTATTTTTTGGCGATCAGCCGTTCCACTGCGCCAATCGGTATAAATATCAATTTGCCTTTTTCCATCAAATTCATCATACGGCAATACATAGTTGACTTCAGCGCGAATAAACCACATATTATCCGCATCTTGGCGAAGCGATACCTTCAATCCACAACTCGTATCCTTCGATTCAATTGAAAGATTATCGAAAAGACATTTACGATAATTTTCTCTTTTTTGCGCATTAGCACACAATGATTTTATTTTGTCCCTAAATTCATTCCAGCGGAGACCCAATTGACCATTTAGCATCAGCTCTTGTTCACTAAAGTAAACTGAAGTTTTATCAGGATTATAGAATAATGTTACATTTCCCACTGCATCAATTTCACCGATATTACATCCAGAATCGTTCACAATATTAGATTTTTTACCCTGAAGAGGAATTTTCACCTGACATTGGAATTCCTCTTTTATAGTAGTGATAACATCCATAAGTTCATTTATTTTCATAATAATACTCCAATTTTTGATAATAACTTAATATACACTTCATTTACATAAATTAATATTATATATTTCGGCGCAAAATATTACAAACTAATTACAAACATATATAATATCATACAAAAACAAAAAAGCCAAATTACATTCTTTAAACATCAAAGTTCTACACTACTTTACGTGACCAGCCACCACAGCTTTATTTTCAAACGAATCCAAAGGGTTAATTATACTATACTTTCTGCAAAACGAGCGATTACATGAAAATCTACTACCACCTCCCCGGACTATTTGAATTTTACGACTTATACAAGGCGTATCTGCCGCTATTCCGCGAGCACCGTGAATATTTTTACGACTGGTGCGAAATCGGTTCCATTTACGGAGCGCCGAGCGACTGCATTTGGGGCGGTGGGCGAGTCGGTTTCGGAGATGCAGAGCCGCGAAAAGTTGCGAAACTCATGCGGGAATATGAGATTTCCGCGAGGCTCACTTTCAGCAATTCATTGATTCGCGAAGAACACTTCGCCGATGCCCGATGCAACAAGTTGTGCAAAATGTTTGAAAGCGGTGCAGTTTCCAGCGCAGGCGAGATGCGCGCAATTCAAGATGAAGACAAGAATCGCGAGTATTCCGATGCAAGCGAAATGAACACAGTTCAAAACGGCATCATCATCCATTCCGACCTATTGCTGAATTACATCAAAACCAAGTACCCCAATTTTTACTTCGTCTCCTCAACGACAAAAGTTATCACAGATTTCGAGCAATTCAAAGCAGAGCTTGACCGCGATGATTTCCGCTATGTCGTTCCTGATTTCAGACTCAACAAGCAATTCGACAAATTGAACGCACTCACAAGC
It includes:
- the gmk gene encoding guanylate kinase; the encoded protein is MKNKLFVMSAASGAGKTTLKDLVIKDFPDIKYSISATTRKPREGEVDGVHYFFKTKEEFEKLIKENGLIEWNEVHGNYYGTPKSFVEKTLAEGNRVLFDLDVFGKINFDKVYPDATGIFILPPSEEELERRLRGRGTDSEEVIQLRLANAKKEIEFAKTKGKYEYTIINDDLQKAADELRAILRQK